The Stegostoma tigrinum isolate sSteTig4 chromosome 41, sSteTig4.hap1, whole genome shotgun sequence genome has a window encoding:
- the LOC125450597 gene encoding CD276 antigen homolog isoform X2: MMTRYISQRVLFVLLTVISAISGDCPVPASGFLGEQVVLPCTYKRIVPVSNLLVIWGISEHEILWKFIDGNNDLTDQHPRFRNRTDLFSDQLEQGNWSLLISDLRESDQDEYKCYIYKRAAVGYNLEQTDFVHLSVTERAPTPVPNTPVPDTGLSHGELTAIIYAVFFVGIYVAVIAQSLIKRNCIENQCCRTQNEASNAHPLREVITACEVQSIVTTAPEHQDGMAGEQNLLGNGAVQL; this comes from the exons AGATACATCTCCCAAAGAGTACTGTTCGTGCTGCTGACTGTAATTTCTGCTATTTCAG GTGACTGTCCTGTCCCAGCTTCTGGGTTCCTTGGGGAACAGGTTGTGCTGCCCTGTACCTACAAAAGGATTGTCCCAGTCTCCAATTTACTGGTAATCTGGGGCATTTCAGAGCATGAAATTTTATGGAAGTTCATCGATGGGAACAATGATTTGACAGACCAACACCCAAgattcagaaacagaacagatcTGTTCAGTGATCAACTGGAACAAGGCAACTGGTCACTTCTGATCTCTGACCTCAGGGAGTCTGACCAGGATGAGTATAAGTGTTACATTTACAAGAGAGCAGCTGTGGGCTATAATTTGGAGCAAACTGATTTTGTCCATCTCTCAGTAACAG AGCGAGCTCCTACACCTGTACCGAACACACCTGTACCAG ATACTGGACTGTCTCATGGTGAACTAACAGCAATTATTTATGCTGTCTTTTTTGTCGGTATTTATGTTGCTGTCATAGCCCAAAGCTTAATAAAACG TAACTGTATTGAAAACCAGTGTTGCAGGACTCAAAATGAAGCATCGAATGCTCACCCTTTGAGAGAGGTGATCACTGCATGTGAAGTACAAAGCATTGTGACAACAGCACCTGAGCATCAGGATGGAATGGCTGGAGAACAAAACCTTCTGGGGAATGGGGCTGTCCAGCTCTAA
- the LOC125450597 gene encoding CD276 antigen homolog isoform X1 has translation MDRNQMERYISQRVLFVLLTVISAISGDCPVPASGFLGEQVVLPCTYKRIVPVSNLLVIWGISEHEILWKFIDGNNDLTDQHPRFRNRTDLFSDQLEQGNWSLLISDLRESDQDEYKCYIYKRAAVGYNLEQTDFVHLSVTERAPTPVPNTPVPDTGLSHGELTAIIYAVFFVGIYVAVIAQSLIKRNCIENQCCRTQNEASNAHPLREVITACEVQSIVTTAPEHQDGMAGEQNLLGNGAVQL, from the exons AGATACATCTCCCAAAGAGTACTGTTCGTGCTGCTGACTGTAATTTCTGCTATTTCAG GTGACTGTCCTGTCCCAGCTTCTGGGTTCCTTGGGGAACAGGTTGTGCTGCCCTGTACCTACAAAAGGATTGTCCCAGTCTCCAATTTACTGGTAATCTGGGGCATTTCAGAGCATGAAATTTTATGGAAGTTCATCGATGGGAACAATGATTTGACAGACCAACACCCAAgattcagaaacagaacagatcTGTTCAGTGATCAACTGGAACAAGGCAACTGGTCACTTCTGATCTCTGACCTCAGGGAGTCTGACCAGGATGAGTATAAGTGTTACATTTACAAGAGAGCAGCTGTGGGCTATAATTTGGAGCAAACTGATTTTGTCCATCTCTCAGTAACAG AGCGAGCTCCTACACCTGTACCGAACACACCTGTACCAG ATACTGGACTGTCTCATGGTGAACTAACAGCAATTATTTATGCTGTCTTTTTTGTCGGTATTTATGTTGCTGTCATAGCCCAAAGCTTAATAAAACG TAACTGTATTGAAAACCAGTGTTGCAGGACTCAAAATGAAGCATCGAATGCTCACCCTTTGAGAGAGGTGATCACTGCATGTGAAGTACAAAGCATTGTGACAACAGCACCTGAGCATCAGGATGGAATGGCTGGAGAACAAAACCTTCTGGGGAATGGGGCTGTCCAGCTCTAA